In Leucoraja erinacea ecotype New England chromosome 11, Leri_hhj_1, whole genome shotgun sequence, the following are encoded in one genomic region:
- the LOC129701544 gene encoding uncharacterized protein LOC129701544, whose amino-acid sequence MKFIVYLLESAAHLCDDDTCDNFCIVFDMKDFSMSTMDYQFVKSLIWLLSNYYPERLGIWLIVNPPVLFTGCWAIIRGWLDEKTAKKVVFVSRPEQLAEYIRLEILPRNLFQ is encoded by the exons ATGAAGTTCATCGTTTATCTGCTG GAATCAGCGGCCCACCTGTGCGATGATGATACCTGTGACAATTTCTGCATTGTTTTTGACATGAAGGACTTTTCGATGAGCACCATGGATTACCAGTTCGTTAAGAGCTTAATCTGGTTGCTCTCCAATTACTATCCGGAGAGACTAGGGATCTGGCTCATCGTGAATCCCCCGGTGCTCTTCACTGGATGCTGGGCAATCATCCGTGGTTG GCTGGATGAAAAGACAGCCAAGAAGGTCGTGTTCGTCTCCAGGCCGGAGCAGCTGGCTGAGTATATTCGACTCGAGATCTTACCCAGAAACCTGTTCCAATGA